A DNA window from Camelina sativa cultivar DH55 chromosome 17, Cs, whole genome shotgun sequence contains the following coding sequences:
- the LOC104759240 gene encoding uncharacterized protein LOC104759240, whose protein sequence is MEPETHNDNDEHVIDVTTDEYSTSGSSLDEGSYSSLSSPLSTDDGASSSSTRGCDCFWNTLELVVTLVHIVAALVILTLAKDEHPHALLLAWLIGYTCGCITIALLIILSLLRKYNQVGVYSRSRVDRVMEVLKTGVECLFFVWLILGIVWISDAHSSPSDAPKLHRLHCFQLD, encoded by the exons ATGGAGCCCGAAACCCACAATGATAATGATGAGCACGTCATCGATGTTACAACCGATGAGTATTCTACGTCAGGATCCTCTTTGGACGAGGGAAGCTACTCTTCATTAAGCTCGCCTCTGTCTACTGATGACGGTGCAAGTTCATCATCTACGAGAGGCTGTGATTGTTTTTGGAATACACTAGAATTAGTAGTCACTTTGGTTCACATTGTTGCAGCATTAGTAATTTTGACTCTGGCAAAAGATGAACATCCACACGCACTTTTGTTAGCATGGCTCATCGGTTACACTTGTGGATGTATTACCATTGCCCTCCTTATTATCCTTTCGCTTCTCCGCAAGTATAACCAAGTTGGGGTTTACTCAAGGTCGAG AGTGGATAGGGTGATGGAGGTTTTGAAGACTGGGgttgaatgtttattttttgtgtggttAATCTTGGGGATTGTATGGATTTCTGATGCACACTCATCTCCTTCCGATGCTCCTAAACTCCACAG GCTTCATTGCTTTCAGTTGGATTAG
- the LOC104755877 gene encoding uncharacterized protein LOC104755877, with product MEGPLLTEREHIINITNDRSSPSTDGQQPHEFVELGDPYTNENVWNSIEFVVTLALIAAAIIVLIQPRDEEHPQIVLFIGIIGYTCGCVATLPILCWRFWHYNRSVGPESIDQYLREKRINKRMDHIMMCFFLGWFVVFLWICTVHVYISSALEDTTSKFLWLCVALLTFSCIRYVFSNLTMAVVCYTTPLLILTPVVVCVLLVVEVLKAIGSCIVECIC from the exons ATGGAAGGCCCTTTGTTGACCGAGCGTGAACACATCATCAACATCACAAACGATCGTAGTTCCCCATCAACAGATGGTCAGCAACCACACGAGTTTGTTGAATTGGGTGATCCATACACAAATGAAAATGTTTGGAATTCGATCGAGTTTGTTGTGACTTTGGCCCTGATTGCTGCAGCCATAATTGTTCTGATCCAGCCAAGAGATGAAGAACACCCAcaaatagttttgtttatagGGATCATCGGTTATACTTGTGGCTGTGTTGCCACTCTCCCTATCCTATGTTGGCGTTTTTGGCATTATAACCGAAGTGTTGGCCCCGAATCTATAGACCAATACTTAAGAGAGAAAAG AATCAACAAGCGTATGGACCATATTATGATGTGTTTCTTCCTGGGTTGGTTTGTGGTGTTTTTATGGATTTGTACTGTTCATGTATACATCTCATCGGCTCTAGAAGATACTACTAGTAAATTCTTATG GTTATGTGTGGCTCTCCTTACTTTCAGTTGCATTAGATATGTATTTTCTAATCTAACAATGGCAGTGGTCTGTTACACCACTCCTTTGCTCATACTGACTCCTGTGGTCGTATGTGTTCTCCTTGTTGTGGAAGTCTTAAAAGCCATTGGATCATGCATTGTAGAATGCATCTGTTAA